Proteins found in one Promicromonospora sukumoe genomic segment:
- a CDS encoding DedA family protein, which translates to MLDLIALPGPWLYPALFALAVLDAFVFLVPSELLVLAAGSFAVAGQAHPLVVVASAALGAMVGDHLSYQIGRTGGVRLGRFLPPSLRSSALFVKAGDLLARRGGVVLLAARYVPGGRTAITFAAGANRYPWRRFFFFDLAAALLWATYYCVLGYVGAAAFGGNPWLGIAVGVGLAAVTAAGIGLVGRLRRRSVPVRSRRARP; encoded by the coding sequence GTGCTCGACCTGATCGCCCTGCCCGGGCCCTGGCTCTATCCGGCACTGTTCGCGCTGGCGGTGCTCGACGCGTTCGTGTTCCTGGTGCCCAGCGAGCTCCTGGTGCTGGCCGCCGGCTCGTTCGCCGTGGCGGGGCAGGCGCACCCGCTCGTCGTGGTCGCGAGCGCCGCGCTCGGTGCCATGGTCGGCGACCACCTCTCGTACCAGATCGGCCGGACCGGCGGCGTCCGTCTCGGCCGCTTCCTGCCGCCGTCCCTGAGATCGAGCGCCCTGTTCGTCAAGGCCGGCGACCTGCTCGCCCGTCGCGGGGGAGTGGTGCTGCTCGCGGCGCGGTATGTGCCCGGTGGCCGGACCGCGATCACGTTCGCGGCCGGGGCGAACCGCTATCCCTGGCGGCGGTTCTTCTTCTTCGACCTCGCCGCCGCCCTCCTGTGGGCCACCTACTACTGCGTGCTGGGTTACGTGGGCGCAGCGGCGTTCGGCGGCAACCCGTGGCTGGGTATCGCCGTCGGGGTCGGCCTCGCGGCGGTGACCGCCGCGGGGATCGGTCTGGTGGGCCGGCTGCGTCGCAGGTCAGTCCCGGTGCGCTCGCGCCGTGCCCGTCCCTGA
- a CDS encoding glycosyltransferase: MDTTGPRLDVVVPVFNEAATLRASILTLQAALRASFETIGWQITIADNASTDESGWIADTLAKTVPGVRVIHLTEKGRGRALKTAWLTSDAEVVAYMDVDLSTDLRALAPLVAPLLSGHSDVAIGSRLARGARVVRGPRRELLSRGYNALLRTALGVTFSDAQCGFKAMTARAARELLPHVEDTGWFFDTELLVLAERIGLRITEVPVDWLDDPSSSVDVGATVRGDLAGIVRLERSLARGRVPLAELNTKLGRRPLDTRVPLMLQIVRFGVIGVGATILYSLLYLALQVIMPAQWSNFVALVISAVVNTAVNRRVTFGVRDRSTVALHLTEGLVVFGVTWAFTSTALAVAGTLDPNAGPWRNLVVLTTANVIATVAKFVAFHLLFRPTPPAEGAGAEHVTRQELLKV; the protein is encoded by the coding sequence ATGGACACCACCGGCCCCCGGCTCGACGTCGTCGTCCCCGTCTTCAACGAAGCGGCCACCCTTCGTGCCTCGATCCTCACCCTGCAGGCGGCGCTGCGAGCGTCGTTCGAGACGATCGGCTGGCAGATCACGATCGCCGACAACGCGAGCACGGACGAGTCCGGCTGGATCGCGGACACGCTCGCCAAGACCGTGCCCGGCGTCCGGGTCATCCACCTGACGGAGAAGGGGCGCGGACGGGCGCTCAAGACCGCGTGGCTGACCTCGGACGCCGAGGTCGTCGCCTACATGGACGTGGACCTGTCGACGGACCTGCGAGCGCTGGCACCTCTGGTCGCCCCGCTGCTGAGCGGGCACTCGGACGTCGCGATCGGCTCGCGCCTCGCGCGCGGCGCCCGGGTGGTGCGCGGGCCGCGGCGCGAGCTGCTCTCGCGCGGGTACAACGCGCTGCTGCGCACCGCGCTCGGGGTGACCTTCAGCGACGCGCAGTGCGGCTTCAAGGCCATGACCGCGCGGGCCGCGCGGGAGCTGCTGCCCCACGTCGAGGACACCGGGTGGTTCTTCGACACGGAGCTGCTCGTCCTGGCTGAGCGCATCGGGCTCCGGATTACGGAGGTGCCCGTGGACTGGCTCGACGACCCGTCGTCCTCGGTGGACGTCGGGGCGACCGTGCGTGGCGACCTGGCGGGGATCGTCCGGCTCGAGCGGTCGCTGGCGCGCGGCCGGGTCCCGCTCGCCGAGCTGAACACGAAGCTCGGCCGCCGTCCGCTGGACACCCGCGTGCCGCTGATGCTGCAGATCGTCCGGTTCGGGGTGATCGGCGTCGGGGCGACGATCCTGTACAGCCTGCTCTATCTCGCCCTGCAGGTGATCATGCCCGCGCAGTGGTCGAACTTCGTCGCGCTGGTGATCTCCGCCGTCGTCAACACGGCGGTCAACCGGCGGGTCACCTTCGGCGTGCGGGACCGGTCGACCGTCGCGCTCCACCTGACCGAGGGGCTCGTCGTGTTCGGCGTCACCTGGGCGTTCACCAGCACCGCGCTCGCGGTCGCGGGCACCCTCGACCCGAACGCCGGCCCGTGGCGGAATCTCGTCGTCCTCACCACGGCCAACGTGATCGCGACGGTGGCGAAGTTCGTCGCCTTCCACCTGCTGTTCCGGCCGACGCCCCCGGCCGAGGGCGCCGGCGCGGAGCACGTGACCCGGCAGGAGCTGCTGAAGGTATGA
- the efeO gene encoding iron uptake system protein EfeO, with protein sequence MTRNRASRTATRTAALALGAVVAAPLLAGCVPNDPASSEAGGDGPVTLSVSSTADACDVSAAEAPSGNVVFSVKNDGDEVTEFYLLAEDGLRIVSEVENIGPGLTRDLVVVAKPGSYVTACKPGMVGDGIRADFTVTDSGADTAPTGELADQVDAAAVNYVAYVKDQTEQLLTGTEDFVAAYTDGDDDTARDLYAPVRLHWERIEPVAESFGDLDPSMDLREADLEAGQEWTGWHLLEKDLWAPEPADNGGEKYTPLTTAERADYAERLLSDTQELYDRTHAAEFADTIDAAAIGNGAKGLLDEVATGKVTGEEEIWSHTDLWDFQANVDGAKVGYDGLRDVVLAKDEALAGDLDERFETLQGLLDQYQEGDGFVAYTELTPDQVKELAAAVDALSEPLSQLTAAVVL encoded by the coding sequence ATGACCCGCAACCGGGCCTCTCGCACGGCCACCCGCACCGCCGCCCTCGCGCTCGGCGCCGTCGTCGCGGCACCGCTCCTGGCCGGCTGCGTCCCCAACGACCCCGCGAGCAGCGAGGCCGGCGGGGACGGGCCGGTGACGCTGTCCGTGAGCAGCACCGCCGACGCCTGCGACGTGTCGGCCGCCGAGGCGCCGTCGGGCAACGTCGTCTTCTCGGTGAAGAACGACGGCGACGAGGTCACCGAGTTCTACCTGCTGGCCGAGGACGGCCTGCGGATCGTCAGCGAGGTCGAGAACATCGGTCCGGGCCTGACCCGTGACCTGGTGGTCGTGGCCAAGCCGGGCTCCTACGTCACGGCCTGCAAGCCCGGCATGGTCGGCGACGGCATCCGCGCGGACTTCACCGTCACGGACTCCGGCGCGGACACCGCCCCCACCGGTGAGCTCGCCGACCAGGTCGACGCCGCGGCCGTCAACTACGTGGCCTACGTCAAGGACCAGACCGAGCAGCTCCTGACCGGCACCGAGGACTTCGTCGCCGCGTACACCGACGGCGACGACGACACGGCCCGCGACCTGTACGCGCCCGTGCGGCTGCACTGGGAGCGCATCGAGCCCGTCGCCGAGTCCTTCGGCGACCTCGACCCGAGCATGGACCTGCGCGAGGCCGACCTGGAGGCCGGCCAGGAGTGGACCGGCTGGCACCTCCTGGAGAAGGACCTGTGGGCCCCGGAGCCCGCCGACAACGGCGGCGAGAAGTACACCCCGCTGACCACCGCCGAGCGCGCCGACTACGCCGAGCGGCTGCTGTCCGACACCCAGGAGCTGTACGACCGCACCCACGCGGCCGAGTTCGCCGACACGATCGACGCCGCGGCGATCGGCAACGGCGCCAAGGGCCTGCTGGACGAGGTCGCCACCGGCAAGGTCACCGGCGAGGAGGAGATCTGGTCGCACACCGACCTGTGGGACTTCCAGGCCAACGTCGACGGCGCGAAGGTCGGCTACGACGGCCTGCGCGACGTCGTCCTGGCCAAGGACGAGGCGCTCGCGGGCGACCTGGACGAGCGGTTCGAGACCCTGCAGGGGCTGCTGGACCAGTACCAGGAGGGCGACGGCTTCGTGGCCTACACGGAGCTCACGCCCGACCAGGTCAAGGAGCTCGCCGCCGCCGTCGACGCCCTGTCCGAGCCGCTCTCGCAGCTGACCGCCGCCGTGGTGCTCTGA
- a CDS encoding phosphatase PAP2 family protein — MDVQPLTSEQPPRTRTHRLVGMAVAALTVVVGLAVVIVAREHNEPFGFERAWMNTLVEHRSSFWTVVMLFLDGVGGGWITVLLGGAAAGVLVVWRRPWAAGYLALSLIACTTLVHLVKLVVARPRPTHILVVTDSASYPSGHSATAAVIAVALGLLFHRTWVWVAGGIYTVAMMFSRTYLGAHWISDTVAGALLGAAVAALVFGVLATRLDAERGRARPALGPAAVQ, encoded by the coding sequence ATGGACGTCCAACCGCTCACGTCGGAGCAGCCGCCGCGTACCCGAACCCACCGACTCGTCGGCATGGCGGTGGCGGCGCTCACGGTCGTCGTCGGCCTGGCCGTGGTCATCGTGGCGCGTGAGCACAACGAGCCGTTCGGGTTCGAGCGCGCGTGGATGAACACGCTGGTCGAGCACCGCTCCTCCTTCTGGACGGTCGTCATGCTCTTTCTCGACGGCGTCGGAGGTGGCTGGATCACGGTGCTGCTCGGCGGCGCTGCGGCGGGGGTCCTCGTGGTGTGGCGCCGCCCGTGGGCGGCGGGATATCTCGCGCTCTCCCTGATCGCGTGCACCACGCTGGTGCACCTGGTCAAGCTGGTCGTCGCCCGCCCGCGGCCGACCCACATCCTGGTGGTGACCGACTCCGCCTCCTATCCCTCCGGGCACAGCGCGACGGCAGCCGTGATCGCGGTGGCGCTCGGGCTGCTCTTCCACCGCACGTGGGTGTGGGTGGCGGGCGGGATCTACACGGTGGCCATGATGTTCAGCCGCACGTACCTCGGCGCGCACTGGATCTCGGACACCGTCGCGGGCGCGCTGCTAGGCGCCGCCGTGGCCGCCCTGGTGTTCGGCGTGCTCGCGACGCGTCTCGACGCCGAGCGCGGCCGAGCACGCCCGGCGCTCGGCCCGGCAGCGGTTCAGTGA
- a CDS encoding DedA family protein — protein sequence MLAAAALTANPLDPSTLLPALGPWVLAGIAVIVFIESGVLFPFLPGDSLLVTAAILAPQLGVSPWAVAGVATLAAIAGDQVGYMIGRRFGRRLFTPEARVLRTSRLVEAERFFARYGPPALVLGRFVPVVRTYVPLAAGTAALHYPRFLTWNVLGGVAWAAGLTLAGVLLGGIPLVADHIDVLMIVIVLVSVVPIAIGALRRWRRARLTA from the coding sequence ATGCTTGCTGCCGCGGCACTGACCGCCAACCCGCTCGACCCGTCCACCCTGCTGCCCGCCCTGGGACCCTGGGTGCTCGCCGGGATCGCCGTGATCGTGTTCATCGAGTCCGGGGTCCTGTTCCCGTTCCTGCCGGGTGACTCGCTGCTGGTCACCGCCGCGATCCTGGCGCCCCAGCTCGGTGTGTCCCCGTGGGCGGTCGCCGGGGTCGCGACGCTGGCCGCGATCGCCGGGGACCAGGTCGGGTACATGATCGGACGCCGGTTCGGCCGGCGGCTCTTCACGCCGGAGGCGCGGGTCCTGCGGACCTCCCGCCTGGTGGAGGCCGAGCGCTTCTTCGCGCGCTACGGGCCGCCCGCGCTGGTCCTGGGGCGTTTCGTCCCGGTCGTGCGCACCTACGTGCCGCTCGCCGCGGGCACCGCGGCCCTGCACTACCCCCGGTTCCTGACCTGGAACGTGCTCGGTGGTGTCGCCTGGGCCGCCGGCCTGACCCTGGCCGGCGTGCTGCTCGGCGGCATCCCGCTGGTGGCCGACCACATCGACGTGCTGATGATCGTGATCGTGCTGGTCTCGGTGGTGCCCATCGCGATCGGCGCCCTGCGCCGGTGGCGGCGGGCGCGTCTGACCGCCTGA
- a CDS encoding sensor histidine kinase, whose product MTGPEPDDAGDTRAVRRAVRVVNRQITVASCLLVVAIVAASALVVVHQSRPSEMLEPPDPGSHNFYVDTDLVLLALVVIGLGAIVFAAVISRLIAARAVRPLGQALRMQREFVADASHELRTPLAVLDARIQLLQHRTGPDDPAHDALDELRTDSRALIDIVNDLLLAADVGPAAPDAEPTDAADAVTAAVDALRVLADERGIALALAVDGPALVRMPPTALRRCVTALVDNALDHSASGSEVDVRVLTAGRHVRIQVRDQGSGIQGIEPDRVFDRFAHSDPSPGAGRRGGFGIGLALVRDLVVRHGGQAEVASTSGAGTTFVLSLPTVP is encoded by the coding sequence GTGACCGGCCCGGAGCCCGACGACGCCGGCGACACCCGCGCGGTGCGGCGTGCGGTCCGGGTCGTCAACCGTCAGATCACGGTGGCGTCGTGCCTGCTGGTCGTGGCCATCGTCGCGGCGTCCGCACTGGTCGTCGTGCACCAGTCCCGGCCCAGCGAGATGCTCGAGCCCCCGGACCCGGGCTCGCACAACTTCTACGTCGACACGGACCTCGTCCTGCTCGCGCTGGTCGTGATCGGTCTGGGCGCGATCGTCTTCGCCGCCGTCATCAGCCGCCTGATCGCCGCGAGGGCCGTGCGGCCGCTCGGCCAGGCCCTGCGCATGCAGCGGGAGTTCGTCGCCGACGCCAGCCACGAGCTGCGCACTCCCCTGGCGGTCCTGGACGCCCGCATCCAGCTCCTGCAGCACCGCACCGGCCCCGACGACCCGGCACACGACGCGCTGGACGAGCTGCGCACCGACTCCCGAGCCCTGATCGACATCGTCAACGACCTGCTCCTCGCCGCCGACGTCGGCCCCGCCGCCCCGGACGCCGAGCCGACCGACGCCGCGGACGCGGTGACCGCCGCGGTCGACGCGCTGCGCGTGCTGGCCGACGAGCGCGGCATCGCGCTCGCCCTGGCCGTCGACGGCCCGGCACTCGTCCGGATGCCGCCGACCGCCCTGCGCCGCTGCGTGACCGCGCTGGTCGACAACGCCCTCGACCATTCCGCGAGCGGCTCGGAGGTCGACGTCCGCGTCCTGACGGCCGGACGGCACGTACGGATCCAGGTGCGCGACCAGGGCAGCGGGATCCAGGGCATCGAACCGGACCGGGTCTTCGACCGGTTCGCGCACTCCGACCCGTCACCCGGCGCCGGCAGACGCGGTGGCTTCGGCATCGGCCTGGCCCTGGTGCGCGACCTGGTCGTCCGGCACGGCGGACAGGCCGAGGTCGCCTCCACCTCGGGGGCCGGCACGACGTTCGTGCTGAGCCTGCCGACGGTGCCGTAG
- a CDS encoding DUF6226 family protein: MTNPEKFFIAVLRARAWVQVLASLPDIDAEPLEVELLGSHFNRGVRLTSRRADTLPLLLLERDLTDTGDAPMACVSMAEPDIEIERVPDCGCDACDFGSANLVKGLDETIVEALNGMILMLGANWHGTWTPEGGGVGGRPGHPEFDQVVTWGRQLSRGENVSFPEDVRVLVNSPWV; encoded by the coding sequence GTGACCAATCCGGAGAAGTTCTTCATTGCCGTACTCCGCGCGCGAGCTTGGGTACAGGTGCTCGCGTCGCTACCCGATATCGACGCAGAACCTCTCGAAGTTGAGTTGCTCGGCTCGCATTTCAACAGAGGGGTGCGCTTAACTTCCCGGAGAGCGGACACGCTGCCCCTGCTCCTTCTCGAGAGAGATCTAACCGACACTGGGGACGCCCCGATGGCCTGCGTCAGCATGGCAGAACCCGACATAGAAATAGAGCGCGTGCCCGACTGCGGGTGCGATGCATGCGATTTTGGTTCGGCGAACTTGGTGAAGGGCCTCGACGAGACTATCGTCGAAGCGCTCAACGGGATGATCCTGATGCTTGGTGCCAACTGGCACGGCACATGGACTCCTGAGGGCGGAGGTGTTGGGGGAAGGCCTGGACACCCAGAGTTTGACCAGGTCGTGACATGGGGCCGCCAGCTTTCCAGAGGAGAGAATGTTTCGTTTCCCGAGGACGTCAGGGTTCTGGTGAACAGCCCTTGGGTGTGA
- a CDS encoding ArnT family glycosyltransferase, giving the protein MSTPVTLAPAIARASAPAPRGRLHVVALVVLFGATAALYLTGITVSGWGNVFYAAAAQAGAHSGHAMLYGASDMPASITVDKPPASIWLMALSVRLLGLSPFAVLLPQALLGVVTVALVYVTVRRVAGPGAGLLAGAIAATTPVSALIFRYDNPDALLTALLALAAYATVRAIEHARVRWVVLVGAAIGFAFLTKQLQAFLVVPGLVLGYLVAAPVPVRRRILHLGIAAAAVLVSAGWWVAIVQLVPAADRPYIGGTTTNSFLDLTFGYNGLGRLVGGSGNGTLGSGAGLLRLLAGITGLRMFVGNTGRGVAWLLPAAFVLGAAALVLLARRPRTDARRALLLVSLGTLVVSAVAFSVMAGIYHSYYTIAMVPALAAVIAVSAEVVWSRRADRRVRVLLAAVVAGTAVWTSVLLLSTPAALFPLAVVVLVAGAVAAVLLLGPGWAPGRSRPVMASALVVALLVPLAASITTAAVPHSGSGPTTSYASAPDVTPSPAVVALLERSGGTDWAAAVDGSVPAAEYQLASGRAVMPIGGFKGIDPTPTLQQFQARVAAGRVHWFIGSDGEIGRWVVANYPQTQVGGTTLYDLTAPPGQPAPGQVPGAVTPGARQ; this is encoded by the coding sequence ATGAGCACCCCGGTGACGCTCGCGCCCGCGATCGCGCGGGCCTCCGCCCCGGCACCCCGGGGGCGGCTGCACGTGGTCGCCCTGGTCGTCCTGTTCGGCGCGACGGCGGCGCTCTACCTGACGGGGATCACGGTCAGCGGCTGGGGAAACGTGTTCTACGCGGCCGCCGCCCAGGCCGGCGCCCACAGCGGCCACGCCATGCTCTACGGGGCGTCGGACATGCCGGCGTCGATCACCGTGGACAAGCCGCCGGCGTCGATCTGGCTGATGGCGCTCTCGGTCCGCCTGCTGGGGCTCAGCCCGTTCGCCGTGCTGCTCCCGCAGGCGCTGCTGGGCGTCGTCACCGTGGCCCTCGTCTACGTCACCGTCCGGCGGGTGGCCGGCCCCGGGGCCGGGCTGCTCGCGGGCGCGATCGCCGCGACCACCCCGGTGAGCGCGCTCATCTTCCGGTACGACAACCCCGACGCCCTGCTCACCGCGCTCCTGGCCCTGGCCGCCTACGCGACGGTCCGCGCGATCGAGCACGCGCGCGTCCGCTGGGTCGTGCTCGTCGGAGCCGCGATCGGGTTCGCCTTCCTGACCAAACAGCTGCAGGCGTTCCTGGTCGTGCCCGGCCTGGTCCTGGGGTACCTCGTCGCGGCGCCGGTGCCGGTGCGCCGGCGGATCCTGCACCTGGGCATCGCCGCGGCGGCGGTCCTCGTCTCCGCGGGCTGGTGGGTGGCGATCGTCCAGCTCGTCCCCGCCGCGGACCGGCCGTACATCGGCGGGACCACGACGAACTCGTTCCTCGACCTGACCTTCGGCTACAACGGGCTGGGGCGGCTGGTGGGCGGGAGCGGCAACGGGACCCTCGGGTCCGGCGCGGGCCTCCTGCGGCTGCTGGCCGGGATCACCGGCCTGCGGATGTTCGTCGGCAACACCGGCCGCGGGGTGGCCTGGCTCCTGCCCGCGGCCTTCGTGCTGGGCGCCGCGGCGCTCGTGCTGCTGGCCCGCCGGCCGCGCACCGACGCGCGGCGCGCCCTCCTGCTCGTGTCGCTCGGCACCCTGGTGGTGTCCGCCGTCGCGTTCAGCGTGATGGCGGGCATCTACCACTCGTACTACACGATCGCGATGGTGCCCGCCCTCGCCGCCGTGATCGCCGTGTCCGCCGAGGTCGTCTGGAGCCGCCGCGCGGATCGCCGGGTCCGGGTGCTGCTCGCGGCCGTCGTCGCGGGCACCGCCGTGTGGACCTCGGTCCTTCTCCTGAGCACACCGGCCGCGCTCTTCCCTCTCGCCGTCGTCGTGCTCGTCGCCGGCGCGGTGGCGGCCGTCCTGCTGCTCGGGCCCGGGTGGGCCCCGGGCCGCAGCCGCCCGGTCATGGCGTCCGCGCTGGTCGTGGCGCTGCTCGTCCCGCTGGCCGCGTCGATCACGACGGCGGCGGTCCCGCACAGCGGGTCGGGGCCGACGACCTCCTACGCGTCGGCCCCCGACGTGACCCCGAGCCCGGCGGTCGTCGCCCTGCTCGAACGGAGCGGAGGGACCGACTGGGCGGCCGCCGTCGACGGGTCGGTCCCGGCAGCCGAGTACCAGCTCGCCAGCGGCCGGGCGGTGATGCCGATCGGCGGCTTCAAGGGCATCGATCCGACACCCACCCTGCAGCAGTTCCAGGCCCGGGTCGCCGCCGGACGCGTCCACTGGTTCATCGGCTCGGACGGTGAGATCGGGCGCTGGGTCGTCGCGAACTACCCGCAGACCCAGGTCGGCGGGACGACGCTCTACGACCTCACGGCCCCACCGGGGCAGCCGGCGCCGGGCCAGGTCCCGGGCGCGGTCACCCCCGGCGCACGACAATGA
- the efeU gene encoding iron uptake transporter permease EfeU: protein MFANFLIGLREGLEASLVVTILVAYLVKSGRRDLLPQIWLGIGTAVVVSLGFGALLTFGPQGLTFEAQEAIGGSLSIVAVGLITWMILWMGRTAKNMKADLHHKLDDAIAAGRWAVAVMALLAVGREGLETTLFLWAGAQATGQTVQPLVGALLGLAVAIVLALAVYRGALRLNLRSFFAWTGAFLVVVAAGVLSYGVHDLQEAGILPGLHSLAFDVSAQIPPTSWYGTVLKGVFNFSPATTWLELVVWWAYLLPVGFIFVRAAWFGPSRGRAPQPATPASLEGN, encoded by the coding sequence GTGTTCGCGAACTTCCTGATCGGGCTCCGCGAGGGCCTGGAGGCGTCGCTGGTGGTGACCATCCTGGTGGCGTACCTGGTCAAGAGCGGACGGCGTGACCTGCTGCCCCAGATCTGGCTCGGGATCGGCACCGCCGTCGTCGTGTCGCTGGGCTTCGGCGCCCTGCTCACGTTCGGCCCGCAGGGCCTCACGTTCGAGGCGCAGGAGGCCATCGGCGGCTCCCTGTCGATCGTCGCGGTCGGGCTGATCACCTGGATGATCCTGTGGATGGGCCGCACCGCCAAGAACATGAAGGCGGACCTGCACCACAAGCTCGACGACGCCATCGCCGCCGGCCGGTGGGCCGTGGCCGTGATGGCCCTGCTGGCCGTGGGACGTGAGGGCCTGGAGACCACCCTGTTCCTGTGGGCCGGCGCGCAGGCCACCGGACAGACCGTCCAGCCGCTGGTCGGCGCGCTGCTCGGGCTCGCGGTCGCGATCGTGCTGGCCCTGGCGGTCTACCGGGGCGCGCTGCGGCTGAACCTGAGGAGCTTCTTCGCCTGGACCGGCGCCTTCCTGGTCGTCGTGGCCGCCGGGGTGCTCTCCTACGGCGTCCACGACCTGCAGGAGGCGGGGATCCTGCCCGGCCTGCACAGCCTCGCCTTCGACGTCTCAGCGCAGATCCCGCCCACCTCCTGGTACGGGACCGTCCTGAAGGGCGTCTTCAACTTCTCGCCCGCCACGACCTGGCTCGAGCTCGTCGTCTGGTGGGCCTACCTGCTGCCGGTCGGATTCATCTTCGTCCGGGCCGCCTGGTTCGGCCCGTCCCGCGGCCGGGCACCTCAGCCCGCGACTCCCGCATCTCTGGAAGGAAACTGA
- a CDS encoding response regulator transcription factor has product MGDVNAEPLPRLLLVEDDARLAPIMTDYLSDEYAVTHLADGTAGLRAALDGSFDVMIVDRRLPGTDGIDLVASVRRAKIPTPILLLTALGTVPDKVVGLDAGANDYLVKPFEFDELMARLRALRRTFEQAEPQISIGSWDYYPGSRCLYSPYGSPVVLTPKENELLTLLAGQPHRTFSRPQIISSVFADADQPGAVDTYVHYLRRKTDPEIIVTVRGLGYRLGTL; this is encoded by the coding sequence ATGGGAGACGTGAACGCCGAGCCCCTGCCGCGGCTGCTGCTCGTGGAGGACGACGCCCGCCTGGCGCCGATCATGACCGACTACCTCTCGGACGAATACGCGGTCACCCACCTGGCCGACGGGACCGCCGGCCTGCGGGCGGCGCTCGACGGGTCATTCGACGTGATGATCGTCGACCGGCGGCTCCCGGGCACCGACGGCATCGACCTGGTGGCCTCGGTGCGCCGGGCGAAGATCCCCACCCCGATCCTGCTGCTCACCGCTCTCGGCACCGTGCCGGACAAGGTCGTCGGGCTGGACGCGGGAGCGAACGACTACCTGGTCAAGCCGTTCGAGTTCGACGAGCTCATGGCACGGCTGCGGGCGCTACGACGCACCTTCGAACAGGCCGAGCCGCAGATCTCCATCGGGTCGTGGGACTACTACCCGGGGAGCCGCTGCCTGTACTCGCCCTACGGGAGCCCGGTGGTGCTCACGCCGAAGGAGAACGAGCTGCTGACCCTGCTCGCCGGCCAGCCGCACCGCACGTTCTCCCGGCCGCAGATCATCAGCTCGGTCTTCGCCGACGCCGACCAGCCGGGCGCCGTCGACACGTACGTGCACTACCTGCGACGCAAGACCGACCCCGAGATCATCGTGACCGTGCGCGGGCTCGGCTACCGCCTGGGCACGCTGTGA
- the efeB gene encoding iron uptake transporter deferrochelatase/peroxidase subunit yields the protein MNLPDDAPATPPDQPTPQGEGPVGGAGVSRRALLGAAGAGLVGAAAGAVGGFVAGRAEQHPAPSAPDAVPFAGAHQAGIVTPAQDRLHFATWDLTTTSRDDVVDLLRRWTVAADRMTRGLPAGELSPVGGPYDAPPDDTGEAQELTSANLTITFGFGPSLFTTSDGVDRFGLADRRPALLEDLPHFPGDVLEEMRTGGDLAVQACADDPQVAVHAIRNLARLAFGTAAVRWSQLGYGRTARTSQAQATPRNLFGFKDGTANVVAEDTSALDDHVWVAPGDDAAASWLAGGSYLVARRIRMTIETWDRSPLREQEQIVGRTKGSGAPLSGGDENTRPDFALAGRDDVPLIDPASHVALAHPSANGGARMLRRGYNYTDGSDGLGRLDAGLFFLAYVRDPATQYVPMQTRLSRDDLMSEYLRHTGSGLWAVPPGVTDRGALDAGAYVGQGLFEA from the coding sequence ATGAACCTGCCCGACGACGCCCCCGCCACCCCGCCCGATCAGCCGACCCCGCAGGGGGAAGGTCCGGTCGGGGGAGCGGGCGTGTCCCGTCGGGCGCTGCTCGGGGCGGCGGGCGCCGGCCTGGTCGGCGCCGCCGCGGGCGCGGTCGGCGGCTTCGTCGCGGGCCGGGCCGAGCAGCACCCCGCGCCGTCCGCCCCCGACGCGGTGCCGTTCGCCGGGGCCCACCAGGCCGGGATCGTCACCCCGGCGCAGGACCGCCTGCACTTCGCGACGTGGGACCTGACCACCACCTCGCGCGACGACGTCGTCGACCTGCTGCGGCGCTGGACCGTCGCGGCCGACCGGATGACCCGGGGCCTTCCGGCCGGCGAGCTCAGCCCGGTCGGCGGCCCGTACGACGCCCCGCCGGACGACACCGGCGAGGCGCAGGAGCTGACGTCGGCGAACCTGACCATCACGTTCGGCTTCGGCCCCTCGCTGTTCACGACGTCCGACGGCGTCGACCGGTTCGGGCTCGCCGACCGCCGTCCGGCCCTGCTGGAGGACCTGCCCCACTTCCCCGGGGACGTGCTGGAGGAGATGCGCACCGGGGGAGACCTGGCCGTGCAGGCGTGCGCCGACGACCCCCAGGTCGCCGTGCACGCGATCCGGAACCTGGCGCGACTGGCCTTCGGCACGGCGGCGGTGCGCTGGTCCCAGCTCGGGTACGGCCGCACCGCGCGTACGTCCCAGGCCCAGGCCACGCCCCGCAACCTGTTCGGGTTCAAGGACGGCACCGCCAACGTGGTCGCCGAGGACACCTCCGCCCTGGACGACCACGTGTGGGTGGCGCCGGGCGACGACGCCGCGGCGTCCTGGCTGGCCGGCGGCTCCTACCTGGTGGCCCGGCGCATCCGGATGACCATCGAGACCTGGGACCGCTCGCCGCTGCGCGAGCAGGAGCAGATCGTGGGCCGCACCAAGGGCAGCGGGGCGCCGCTGTCCGGCGGGGACGAGAACACCCGGCCCGACTTCGCGCTGGCCGGCCGCGACGACGTGCCGCTGATCGACCCGGCCTCGCACGTGGCGCTGGCCCACCCGAGCGCGAACGGCGGCGCCCGGATGCTGCGCCGTGGCTACAACTACACCGACGGGTCCGACGGCCTCGGCCGCCTGGACGCCGGGCTGTTCTTCCTCGCCTACGTGCGCGACCCCGCCACGCAGTACGTGCCGATGCAGACCCGGCTGTCCCGCGACGACCTGATGAGCGAGTACCTGCGGCACACCGGGTCGGGCCTGTGGGCGGTCCCGCCGGGCGTCACCGACCGCGGGGCCCTGGACGCCGGCGCGTACGTGGGCCAGGGCCTGTTCGAGGCCTGA